In a genomic window of Streptomyces noursei ATCC 11455:
- a CDS encoding transglycosylase family protein: MLINKGKHRRSSKAVRVATLAGVAGAAVAVPLMGATSASAASVATWEKVAQCESSGNWSINTGNGYYGGLQFSNSSWAAAGGTKYAARADLATKEQQIAVAEKLLAMQGPGAWGCAAAGGLTSGGPAADVNPSGSTVKKSQGTEARKQTEGSTKKSAPVREKAEKKAEKAQPAAPQHSHRSGDTYTVKSGDTLAKIAKAHGTNWKALYAANKSVVGGNPNLIFPGQKLSV; the protein is encoded by the coding sequence ATGCTGATCAACAAGGGCAAGCACCGCCGCAGCTCCAAGGCCGTCCGCGTCGCCACGCTGGCCGGTGTCGCCGGCGCCGCCGTCGCCGTTCCGCTGATGGGCGCCACCTCTGCTTCCGCCGCCTCGGTCGCCACCTGGGAGAAGGTCGCCCAGTGCGAGTCCAGCGGCAACTGGTCGATCAACACCGGTAACGGCTACTACGGTGGCCTGCAGTTCTCGAACTCCAGCTGGGCCGCCGCCGGTGGCACCAAGTACGCGGCCCGCGCCGACCTGGCCACCAAGGAACAGCAGATCGCCGTCGCCGAGAAGCTGCTCGCCATGCAGGGCCCGGGCGCCTGGGGCTGCGCCGCCGCCGGTGGTCTGACCTCCGGTGGCCCGGCCGCCGACGTCAACCCCTCCGGCTCCACCGTCAAGAAGAGCCAGGGCACCGAGGCCCGCAAGCAGACCGAGGGCTCCACCAAGAAGTCCGCCCCGGTCCGCGAGAAGGCCGAGAAGAAGGCGGAGAAGGCCCAGCCGGCCGCCCCGCAGCACTCGCACCGCTCCGGTGACACCTACACCGTCAAGTCGGGCGACACCCTCGCCAAGATCGCCAAGGCGCACGGCACCAACTGGAAGGCGCTCTACGCCGCCAACAAGTCCGTCGTCGGCGGCAACCCCAACCTGATCTTCCCGGGCCAGAAGCTCAGCGTCTGA
- the eno gene encoding phosphopyruvate hydratase, with the protein MPRTPDTPEGDNVPSIDVVVAREILDSRGNPTVEVEVGLDDGSTGRAAVPSGASTGAFEAIELRDGDPNRYLGKGVEKAVLAVIEQIGPELVGYDATEQRLIDQAMFDLDATDNKGSLGANAILGVSLAVAHAASEASDLPLFRYLGGPNAHVLPVPMMNILNGGSHADSNVDIQEFMIAPIGAESFSEALRWGAEVYHTLKKVLKAKGLATGLGDEGGFAPNLGSNREALDLILEAIKEAGYAPGQDIALALDVAASEFYKDGKYQFEGKERSAAEMTEYYEELVAAYPLVSIEDPLFEDDWAGWKVITDKLGAKVQLVGDDLFVTNPERLARGIEEGSANALLVKVNQIGSLTETLDAVELAQRNGFKCMMSHRSGETEDVTIADLAVATNCGQIKTGAPARSERVAKYNQLLRIEEILDDAAVYAGRSAFPRFKG; encoded by the coding sequence ATGCCGAGAACTCCAGACACCCCTGAAGGAGACAACGTGCCGTCCATCGACGTCGTCGTAGCCCGCGAAATTCTCGACTCGCGAGGTAATCCCACGGTCGAGGTCGAGGTCGGCCTCGACGACGGCAGCACCGGCCGTGCCGCCGTCCCGTCCGGCGCCTCCACCGGCGCCTTCGAGGCCATCGAGCTGCGGGACGGCGACCCCAACCGCTACCTCGGCAAGGGCGTGGAGAAGGCCGTCCTGGCCGTCATCGAGCAGATCGGCCCGGAGCTCGTCGGCTACGACGCGACCGAGCAGCGGCTGATCGACCAGGCGATGTTCGACCTGGACGCCACCGACAACAAGGGCTCGCTCGGCGCCAACGCCATCCTCGGCGTCTCCCTCGCCGTCGCGCACGCCGCCTCCGAGGCCAGCGACCTGCCGCTGTTCCGCTACCTCGGTGGCCCGAACGCGCACGTGCTGCCCGTCCCGATGATGAACATCCTGAACGGCGGCTCGCACGCCGACTCCAACGTGGACATCCAGGAGTTCATGATCGCCCCGATCGGCGCGGAGTCCTTCTCCGAGGCGCTGCGCTGGGGCGCCGAGGTCTACCACACCCTCAAGAAGGTGCTGAAGGCCAAGGGCCTGGCCACCGGCCTGGGCGACGAGGGCGGCTTCGCCCCCAACCTCGGCTCCAACCGCGAGGCCCTGGACCTGATCCTGGAGGCCATCAAGGAAGCCGGCTACGCCCCCGGCCAGGACATCGCGCTCGCGCTGGACGTCGCCGCCTCCGAGTTCTACAAGGACGGCAAGTACCAGTTCGAGGGCAAGGAGCGCTCCGCCGCCGAGATGACGGAGTACTACGAGGAGCTGGTGGCGGCCTACCCGCTGGTCTCCATCGAGGACCCGCTGTTCGAGGACGACTGGGCCGGCTGGAAGGTCATCACCGACAAGCTCGGCGCCAAGGTCCAGCTGGTCGGCGACGACCTCTTCGTCACCAACCCCGAGCGCCTGGCCCGCGGCATCGAGGAGGGCTCCGCCAACGCGCTGCTGGTGAAGGTCAACCAGATCGGCTCGCTGACCGAGACCCTGGACGCCGTCGAGCTGGCCCAGCGCAACGGCTTCAAGTGCATGATGTCGCACCGCTCCGGCGAGACCGAGGACGTCACCATCGCCGACCTCGCCGTCGCCACCAACTGCGGCCAGATCAAGACCGGCGCCCCGGCCCGCTCCGAGCGTGTCGCCAAGTACAACCAGCTGCTGCGCATCGAGGAGATCCTCGACGACGCGGCGGTGTACGCCGGCCGCAGCGCGTTCCCGCGCTTCAAGGGCTGA
- a CDS encoding FtsB family cell division protein, with product MPADRFSTATRLKALGEQAAARVHRAKRRPRRNRLTGRAALLALVMCSLVVALAYPIRQYISQRSDIADQRRKAQDAAAALDRLRDEKARWQDPAYVRQQARRHLHYVMPDETGYIVQDGTGVRAAPKGAAAAQRPWYDKLWEDADRADGADHAATAHARDTTAVTKR from the coding sequence GTGCCCGCGGACCGGTTCTCCACCGCGACCCGGCTCAAGGCGCTCGGCGAACAGGCCGCCGCCCGCGTCCACCGCGCCAAGCGACGGCCCCGCCGCAACCGCCTCACCGGCCGGGCCGCCCTGCTGGCGCTGGTGATGTGCTCGCTGGTGGTCGCCCTGGCGTACCCGATAAGGCAGTACATCTCCCAGCGTTCGGACATCGCCGACCAGCGCCGCAAGGCCCAGGACGCCGCCGCCGCGCTCGACCGGCTGCGCGACGAGAAGGCCCGCTGGCAGGACCCGGCCTACGTCCGGCAACAGGCCCGCCGGCACCTGCACTACGTCATGCCGGACGAGACCGGGTACATCGTCCAGGACGGGACCGGGGTCCGCGCCGCGCCCAAGGGAGCGGCGGCGGCCCAACGCCCCTGGTACGACAAGCTCTGGGAAGACGCGGACCGCGCGGACGGCGCCGACCACGCCGCCACCGCCCACGCCCGCGACACCACCGCCGTCACCAAGCGGTAG
- a CDS encoding DUF501 domain-containing protein: MDTPPPQTEPTEPTAADIAAFKEQLGRPPRGLRAIAHRCPCGQPDVVETAPRLEDGTPFPTLYYLTCPRAASAIGTLEANGVMKEMTERLAADPELAAAYRAAHEDYIRRRDAIEVLQGFPSAGGMPDRVKCLHVLVGHSLAAGPGVNPLGDEALAMLPEWWKKGPCVSPCGETVETDEGASE, from the coding sequence ATGGACACGCCCCCGCCCCAGACCGAGCCCACCGAGCCCACCGCCGCGGACATCGCCGCCTTCAAGGAGCAGCTCGGCCGTCCGCCGCGCGGCCTGCGCGCCATCGCCCACCGCTGCCCCTGCGGCCAGCCGGACGTCGTCGAGACCGCACCGCGCCTGGAGGACGGCACCCCCTTCCCCACGCTCTACTACCTCACCTGCCCGCGCGCCGCCTCGGCGATCGGCACGTTGGAGGCCAACGGCGTGATGAAGGAGATGACCGAACGGCTGGCGGCCGACCCGGAGCTGGCCGCCGCCTACCGCGCGGCCCACGAGGACTACATCCGCCGCCGGGACGCCATCGAGGTGCTCCAGGGCTTCCCGAGCGCGGGCGGCATGCCCGACCGGGTCAAGTGCCTGCACGTGCTGGTCGGCCACTCGCTGGCCGCCGGCCCGGGAGTCAACCCGCTCGGCGACGAGGCGCTGGCCATGCTGCCCGAGTGGTGGAAGAAGGGCCCCTGCGTGAGCCCGTGCGGGGAGACCGTCGAGACCGACGAGGGAGCGTCCGAGTGA
- a CDS encoding Ppx/GppA phosphatase family protein, with translation MKRVAAVDCGTNSIRLLVADVDPTTGELKELDRRMQIVRLGQGVDRTGRLAPEALERTFAACREYAAVIKNLGAEHLRFVATSASRDAENRADFVRGVVDILGVEPEVITGDQEAEFSFTGATKELTGHPHIELPYLVVDIGGGSTEFVLGGAHPSPATALAGDAAHRSSVRAARSVDVGCVRMTERHLLHDGHITDPPTADQIAAIKADIAAALDHAEETVPLTEAATLVGLAGSVTTVAAIAQGLDHYDSAAIHHSRISRAAVREITERLLTSTHAERAAIPVMHPGRVDVIAAGALVLLSIMDRIDADEVVVSEHDILDGIAWSLA, from the coding sequence GTGAAGCGTGTCGCCGCTGTCGACTGCGGTACCAACTCCATCCGCCTGCTGGTCGCGGACGTGGACCCGACCACCGGCGAGCTGAAGGAGCTCGACCGCCGGATGCAGATCGTCCGGCTCGGCCAGGGCGTGGACCGCACCGGGCGGCTGGCGCCGGAGGCGTTGGAGCGGACCTTCGCGGCCTGCCGGGAGTACGCCGCGGTGATCAAGAACCTGGGCGCGGAGCACCTCCGCTTCGTGGCGACCTCGGCCTCCCGCGACGCGGAGAACCGCGCGGACTTCGTCCGCGGCGTGGTGGACATCCTGGGCGTGGAGCCCGAGGTGATCACCGGCGACCAGGAGGCGGAGTTCTCCTTCACCGGCGCCACCAAGGAGCTGACCGGCCACCCGCACATCGAACTCCCCTACCTCGTCGTGGACATCGGCGGCGGCTCGACGGAGTTCGTGCTCGGCGGGGCCCACCCGTCACCCGCCACCGCCCTCGCCGGAGATGCTGCGCATCGCAGCTCTGTGAGGGCCGCCCGCTCGGTGGACGTCGGCTGCGTGCGGATGACCGAGCGCCATCTGCTCCACGACGGTCACATCACGGACCCGCCCACCGCCGACCAGATCGCCGCCATCAAGGCCGACATCGCCGCGGCCCTGGACCACGCCGAGGAGACCGTCCCGCTGACCGAGGCCGCCACCCTGGTCGGCCTGGCCGGTTCGGTGACCACCGTCGCCGCCATCGCGCAGGGCCTGGACCACTACGACTCCGCGGCCATCCACCACTCCCGGATCTCCCGGGCCGCGGTCCGCGAGATCACCGAGCGCCTGCTGACCTCCACCCACGCCGAGCGGGCGGCGATCCCCGTCATGCACCCCGGCCGGGTCGACGTCATCGCGGCCGGCGCCCTCGTGCTGCTGTCGATCATGGATCGCATCGACGCCGACGAGGTCGTGGTCAGCGAACACGACATTCTGGACGGAATCGCCTGGAGCCTCGCCTGA
- a CDS encoding NAD(P)/FAD-dependent oxidoreductase — translation MSTTERPRILVVGGGYVGLYAARRIQKKMRYGEATVTVVDPRSYMTYQPFLPEAAAGSISPRHVVVPLRRVLPKAEVLTGRVTTIDQDRKVATIAPIVGDAYELPFDYLVVAMGAVSRTFPIPGLAENGIGMKGIEEAIGLRNHVLEQLDKADSTTDEEVRRKALTFVFIGGGFAGAETVGEVEDMARDAAKYYKNVKREDMRFLLVDVADKILPEVGPKLGAYGKEHLESRGVEVYLKTGMKSCVDGHVVLDNGLEVLSNTIVWTAGVKPNPALSRFGLPLGPRGHIDTAATLQVQGTDYIWAAGDNAQVPDMVGRKNGNENAWCPPNAQHALRQAKVLGDNVVSGMRGFPQKEYSHANKGAVAGLGLHKGVAMIVMGKMKIKLKGRLAWYMHRAYHGMAMPTFNRKIRVFADWTLATFLKREVVSLGAMENPREEFYEAAKPAPAPAAAADGGKPKAKAS, via the coding sequence ATGAGCACCACGGAGCGTCCCAGGATCCTCGTTGTAGGCGGTGGGTACGTAGGCCTGTACGCGGCACGCCGCATCCAGAAGAAGATGCGGTACGGCGAGGCGACCGTCACGGTCGTCGACCCGCGCTCGTACATGACGTACCAGCCCTTCCTCCCTGAAGCTGCGGCCGGCAGCATCTCCCCCCGTCACGTTGTGGTCCCGCTGCGGCGCGTGCTGCCCAAGGCGGAGGTCCTCACCGGCCGGGTGACCACCATCGATCAGGACCGCAAGGTCGCCACCATCGCCCCGATCGTGGGCGATGCGTATGAGCTGCCCTTCGACTACCTGGTCGTCGCGATGGGCGCGGTCTCCCGTACCTTCCCGATCCCCGGCCTGGCCGAGAACGGCATCGGCATGAAGGGCATCGAGGAGGCCATCGGCCTGCGCAACCACGTCCTGGAGCAGCTGGACAAGGCCGACTCCACGACCGACGAGGAGGTCCGCCGCAAGGCGCTGACCTTCGTCTTCATCGGCGGTGGCTTCGCCGGTGCGGAGACCGTCGGCGAGGTCGAGGACATGGCCCGCGACGCCGCGAAGTACTACAAGAACGTCAAGCGCGAGGACATGCGCTTCCTGCTGGTCGACGTCGCGGACAAGATCCTCCCCGAGGTCGGTCCCAAGCTCGGCGCCTACGGCAAGGAGCACCTGGAGTCCCGGGGCGTCGAGGTCTACCTCAAGACCGGCATGAAGTCCTGCGTCGACGGCCACGTCGTCCTCGACAACGGCCTCGAGGTGCTCTCCAACACCATCGTGTGGACCGCCGGCGTCAAGCCGAACCCGGCGCTGTCCCGCTTCGGCCTGCCGCTGGGCCCGCGCGGTCACATCGACACCGCCGCCACCCTCCAGGTGCAGGGCACCGACTACATCTGGGCCGCGGGCGACAACGCCCAGGTCCCGGACATGGTCGGCCGCAAGAACGGCAACGAGAACGCCTGGTGCCCGCCGAACGCGCAGCACGCGCTGCGGCAGGCCAAGGTCCTCGGTGACAACGTGGTCTCCGGCATGCGGGGCTTCCCGCAGAAGGAGTACAGCCACGCCAACAAGGGCGCGGTGGCGGGCCTCGGCCTCCACAAGGGCGTCGCGATGATCGTCATGGGCAAGATGAAGATCAAGCTCAAGGGTCGTCTCGCCTGGTACATGCACCGCGCGTACCACGGCATGGCGATGCCGACGTTCAACCGCAAGATCCGGGTCTTCGCCGACTGGACGCTGGCCACCTTCCTCAAGCGCGAAGTGGTCTCGCTGGGCGCCATGGAGAACCCCCGCGAGGAGTTCTACGAGGCCGCCAAGCCGGCCCCCGCTCCGGCCGCCGCGGCCGACGGAGGCAAGCCGAAGGCCAAGGCTTCCTGA
- a CDS encoding SAM-dependent methyltransferase, producing MAGAAGRLTNLAEEVLGAPLPVRIRAWDRSESGPPDAPVLVIRNRRALRRLLFKPGELGLARAWVAGDIDVQGDLYEALDRLAGLIWERGSAGPKAPRAAVLRALARPEIRAAAKELLSLAGLPVPPPPPVEEARPRRGALHSLLRDRQAISHHYDVGNDFYALVLGPSMVYSCAYWETPDATLEDAQRDKLDLICRKLGLAEGQRLLDVGCGWGSMVLHAAREYGVRAVGITLSEEQATYARKRIAEAGLADRVEIRVQDYREIADGPFDAISSIGMAEHVGRARYAEYAELLYALLKPGGRLLNHQIARRPLADEETYRVDEFIDRYVFPDGELAPVGRTVGQLEEAGFEVRDVEAIREHYALTLRRWVANLEAHWNEAARLTSPGRARVWRLYMAASALSFERNRIGVNQVLAVRTPDSGAPALPLRARDWRG from the coding sequence ATGGCCGGTGCCGCTGGACGGCTCACCAACCTTGCCGAGGAGGTTCTGGGGGCCCCGCTCCCGGTGCGGATCCGCGCCTGGGACCGCAGCGAGTCCGGCCCCCCGGACGCCCCGGTGCTCGTCATCCGCAATCGCCGGGCGCTGCGCCGACTGCTTTTCAAACCAGGTGAGTTGGGCCTGGCCCGGGCCTGGGTGGCCGGTGACATCGACGTCCAGGGCGACCTCTACGAGGCGCTGGACCGGCTCGCCGGGCTGATCTGGGAGCGCGGCAGCGCCGGCCCGAAGGCGCCGCGCGCCGCCGTGCTGCGCGCCCTGGCCCGCCCCGAGATCCGCGCCGCCGCCAAGGAACTGCTCTCCCTGGCCGGCCTCCCGGTCCCGCCCCCGCCGCCCGTGGAGGAGGCCCGCCCGCGCCGCGGGGCGCTGCACTCCCTGCTCCGCGACCGGCAGGCGATCAGCCACCACTACGACGTCGGCAACGACTTCTACGCGCTGGTGCTCGGCCCGTCCATGGTCTACTCCTGCGCCTACTGGGAGACGCCGGACGCCACCCTGGAGGACGCCCAGCGCGACAAGCTCGACCTGATCTGCCGCAAGCTCGGCCTGGCGGAGGGGCAGCGGCTGCTGGACGTGGGCTGCGGCTGGGGCTCGATGGTGCTGCACGCGGCCCGCGAGTACGGCGTCCGGGCGGTCGGCATCACGCTCTCCGAGGAGCAGGCCACCTACGCCCGCAAGCGGATCGCCGAGGCCGGGCTCGCCGACCGGGTCGAGATCCGGGTGCAGGACTACCGCGAGATCGCCGACGGGCCGTTCGACGCGATCTCCTCGATCGGGATGGCCGAGCACGTCGGCCGGGCCCGGTACGCGGAGTACGCGGAACTGCTGTACGCCCTGCTCAAGCCCGGCGGGCGGCTGCTCAACCACCAGATCGCGCGCCGGCCGCTGGCGGACGAGGAGACGTACCGCGTCGACGAGTTCATCGACCGCTATGTCTTCCCCGACGGGGAGTTGGCCCCGGTGGGGCGGACCGTCGGCCAGCTGGAGGAGGCCGGCTTCGAGGTGCGGGACGTGGAGGCGATCCGGGAGCACTACGCGCTGACGCTGCGTCGGTGGGTGGCCAATCTGGAGGCCCACTGGAACGAGGCGGCCCGGCTCACGTCCCCGGGCCGGGCCCGGGTCTGGCGGCTCTACATGGCCGCCTCGGCGCTGTCGTTCGAGCGCAACCGCATAGGGGTCAACCAGGTGCTGGCGGTCCGTACGCCGGATTCCGGGGCCCCCGCGCTGCCGCTGCGGGCCCGGGACTGGCGGGGCTGA